The DNA sequence TCTCAGATATCGCAATAGCAGGAAGCTGATTGCCTATGCTGACGGGGAAGGGTGGCTGCAATGAGACTTGAACGTTCAAGTCGAGAAAAGTGAGGATAACAATGAATAATAAGCTCATTCCAATAACATTACTCATGAGCCTGGGACTGCTTGGGTGCGGTCAGCCAACCACTAATCAAATTGCCAAGGATGAAGGCGCCGCGGCGCAGCAGGTCAGCGAAAGTTCTGCGCAGCAGGCACTGCATCAGTTTGCTACCAGCCTTGCCGTTAATTATCACACCCTGACCAATTATCCTCAGCAGTGCACCTCAACAGGTGTCGATGGCCGCTGCTTCGCCGCCCAGATAGAATTAGTCCCGGGTGTCGATTTTGACCGTAAGGATTGGGCTATCTACTACAGCCAGATGCGGCCGGTGAAACAGGTGTTAACCGATGCCTTTGAGCTGACTCAGGTTAAAGGGGATCTGCATCGCATCACCCCCACGGAAAGATTTAGCGGTTTTCAGAAAGATCAGCCAGTCGACATCGCCTTTCTCGGTGAGTTGTGGCAGCTATCGGAAACCGATGCCATGCCCAACTACTATATCGTCGTTCCCGGCCTTAAGCCCGAGCTCATCAGCAGTACTCAGCTGACTGTCGATGCCAGTACCGGCATGGAGCAGCGGCCCTATGTCGAGACTTATGTCAGCGCCGAGAGCCAATATAAGCGTAGCGATACCGATAAGCTTAAGTGGGCGACGCCTCAGGTCTTGTTTGATGCAAACCAGGATATCGAGAGTCGCCCAGAGCTTGCCGTTAACGCGATCATCCCAACGCCCAAGCGACAAATAGTCACTAGTCAAAGCCCAGTGTTATCCCTGGCCTCCGGCTATCATCTGGATGCAGGCAGTGTAGCTAAGGCGTCTGTCGAGGCGGCATTGGCTCGCCTGGCCCACCTTGGCGTTAAGCCATCGCCTCAAGGTATCCCACTCAAGTTAGAGCCGTCGACGACAAAACTTGCCGAAGGGGGCTATCGCCTCGATATTACCTCTGATGGCATCACCATAGGCGCCAGCGACGATGCCGGTTTCTCCTATGGCTTGGCGTCGCTAACAAGCCTTATTTCTCTCGACACCCTATCGCTCAATGCCATGATGATTGAAGATGAGCCTAGATATGACTTTCGCGGCATGCATGTGGACGTGGCGCGTAATTTTCACAGCAAGCAGTTTATCTTAGATCTGCTGGATCAGATGGCGGCCTATAAGCTAAACAAGCTGCATCTGCATATGGCCGATGATGAGGGCTGGCGCCTAGAGATAGACGGCCTGCCCGAGCTGACCCTAGTGGGCAGTCGTCGCTGTCACGACCTGCAGGAAGATACCTGCTTATTGCCGCAGCTGGGCAGCGGCCCAGATGGCGATAGTAAGGTCAATGGTTTCTACTCTAAGGCCGATTATATCGAGATCCTCAAGTATGCCGGCGCGCGCCAAATTCAGGTGATACCGTCCATGGATATGCCGGGTCACTCGCGCGCCGCCATCAAGTCGATGGAGGCCAGATATCGCCGTCTGATGGCCGAAGGCAATGAAGCCGCTGCTAACGAGTATCGTCTCATCGACCCGCTGGACAAGACCCGCTACGCCTCGATCCAATATTACGACGACAACACGCTCAACGTCTGTATGGATTCTAGCTATCACTTTGTCGATAAGGTGGTGAGCGAGATATCCAAGCTGCACCAGGCTGCGGGTCAGAGCCTGGAGCTTTACCATATCGGCGCCGATGAAACCGCCGGTGCCTGGGTCGACTCTCCCGTCTGTCAGGCGCTGCTTGCAGACAAAGAGAGCGGCCTGGATAGCGAGGCACATTTTGGGGCTTACTTTATCGAGCGGGTGGCCAATATGCTGGCCGATAAAGGGATTGAAACAGCGGGCTGGAGCGATGGCATGAGCCATACTCGACCCGAGCGTATGCCGGCAAATAATCAAACTAACATCTGGGATGTGGTTGCCCACGGCGGTTATCAGCGCGCCCATGCACAGGCCAACTTGGGCTGGGATACGGTACTGAGTAATCCCGAGGTGCTCTATTTCGATTTCCCCTACGAAGCCGATCCTAAAGAGCATGGATACTACTGGGCGAGTCGCAGCACCAACGAGCGCAAACTCTTTAGCTTCATGCCAGATAACCTACCGGCCAACGCCGAGCAGTGGACGGATATCGAAGGTAAACCATTTGAAGCCGACGATACCCTTAAGCTCGATGATGCGGGCAAACGCCTCAGCGGGCCGCTAAATCAAGGCGTTAGATTCAAAGGGATCCAGGGCCAGCTCTGGAGCGAGACCATACGCTCAGATCAAGTGGTGGAATATATGGTGTTTCCTCGCCTGTTAGTGCTGGCTGAAAGGGCATGGCACAAGGCCGATTGGGAGGTGCCATATCAATATCAGGGGGCTAAATATAGCCCAGAGACAAACTACTTCACGGCCGAGATGCGCGAGAAGCAGCGCGTGCAGTGGCAGACCTTTGCCAACACCTTAGGCTATAAGGAGCTGGCCAAGCTGGATAGGGCGGGGATAGCCTACCGTGTGCCGACCCTAGGTGCCAAGATCAAAGATGGTTATCTGCAAGTGAACAGTATCTATCCCGGGCTTGGAATAGAGTATCGAGTCGATGGCGGCCAGTGGCAGCAATATACAGAGGCGGTTAGCGTCTCAGGTAGAGTCGAGGTCAGAGGCGTCGCCGCCGATGGTATCCGCAAGGGGCGCATACTCAAGGTCAATTAGCATTTCGCTTTTAGCACTAGATTACTGACCGAAAAATAGGTCATTTAAGTCAGCTAATGAAAACGTAATTGAAGATAGCGCGGTTATCCGAGGTCCGATAACCGCTTTCCTCCCTGTTAAATAGCAAACAAAAATTGGGCGCCTTAGAGGCGTTAACCGGGCAGTGATTGAGAAGCTTGCTGTCACAAATTTAGTGATAATTTTAAATGACAGCGTTGTCATTTCTGTTGTAACATGACATTAACTTAGTCAGTGGGCAGGGCGGGCGAAGCTAGATGCCCTGGATAATAAAACTGTGAAAGAGGTTGGTAATGGGATTTAACCAGACAGAGGAACAGGCCCTCGTCATAGGCATAGATGGTGGTGGCAGCAAGTGCCGCGCGACTATCTACGCCGCCGATGACAGTGTGCTCGGCACTGGTGTGGCCGGGCGTGCGAATCCGCTTTACGGCCTGACACATACCTTCGACTCTATCTCGCGCGCGACCGAACTCGCTCTACAAGACGCCGGGCTAAAAGCTGGCGACGGCAAGACAATGGTGGCGGGCGTAGGCCTGGCTGGAGTCAATGTCGCGCATCTCTATCAGGCGATCAAAGCATGGCAGCATCCCTTCGCAGAGATGTATGTCACCACAGATCTGCACACCGCCTGCATCGGCGCCCATAAAGGTGGCGATGGCGCGGTGATCATCACAGGTACCGGCTCCTGCGGCTATGCCCACGTGGGCGAGCAGTCCTTGAGCCTAGGCGGGCACGGCTTTGCCCTGGGCGATAAGGGCAGCGGCGCCTGGCTTGGCTTACAGGCCGCGCAGCAGGTACTGTTAGATCTCGATGGCTTCGGCCCGGCTACCCAGTTAACCGAGCGTCTGTTGGAGCACTTCAAGGTGAACGATGCCATGGGCATAGTCGAGCACCTGGCGGGCAAATCATCCGGTTGTTATGCCACCCTGGCGCGCACGGTGTTATCTTGTGCACAGGCCCAGGATGAGGTGGCTAAGGCGATAGTGGTCGAGGGCGCCGAGTATATCAGCGCCTTGGCCCACAAGTTATTTGAGATCCACCCGCCGCGTTTCTCCATGATAGGTGGCCTCGCCGAGCCTCTGGCCCCTTGGCTGGATAAGCGGGTGGTCGACAAGATCTCGCCAATTCTTGCTCCGCCCGAATTAGGTGCCGCCTATTTTGCGCGTCAGCAGCTAGGCTTTAGCAGTTAAGCTTTAGCAGTCAGGCGTGAGCCAAGCGTAACGAGTTGTAGATGATGTTTTGCCAGGAATAGAATCGATGAAACAGACACTGATTGCCGAGCGAGTATTTGACGGCGAACACTTCCACCATAACCAGGCCATCACCATAGAGGACGGGCGTATCGTCTCTTTCGATAGGGCTAGCGATGTCGAGCCGATTCTGCTGGCCGGCACCCTGGTGCCTGGCTTTATCGATGTTCAGGTCAATGGCGGCGGCGGTGCCCTGTTTAACGACGCACCCAGCGTCGAGAAGATAAAGACCATAGGCCAGGCCCATGCCAGATTTGGCACCACGGGCTTCCTGCCGACCCTGATCACCGACGAAATTGAGGTGATGCGCGCCGCCGCCGATGCGGTGGCCGAGGCGCTGGCGCTGAATACGCCAGGCGTGCTGGGGATCCATTTCGAGGGGCCGCATCTCAGCGTGCCCAAGAAGGGTGTCCATCCGGCCAATTATATTCGTCGTATCTCTGATGAAGAGCTGGCGGTTTTTGCCCGTAATGATCTGGGGACTAAGGTGGTGACACTGGCGCCTGAGAACGTCGCACCAGAGGTGATTCATGCCCTGGTCGAGTGCGGCGTCAGGGTTTGTCTCGGTCACTCTAATGCCGACTATGACACTGTTATTAAGGCGCTTGAGGCCGGGGCAACCGGTTTTACCCACCTGTTTAACGCCATGTCGCCCATGGATTCCAGGGCGCCGGGCATGGTGGGCGCGGCGCTGGAGAGCCAGGATGCCTGGTGCGGCCTGATTGTCGATGGTCACCACGTGCATCCGGCCTCGGCTAAGGTAGCCATCGCCGCTAAGCCAAGGGGCAAGGTGATGCTGGTGACAGACGCCATGCCGCCTGTGGGCATGGATGATAACGCCAGCTTCGAGCTGTTTGGCACCCAGGTGGTGCGCCGCGGTGACAGGTTAAATGCCGTAACCGGCGAGCTTGCCGGATGCGTGCTGGATATGATTGGTGCGGTCAACAACAGCGTTAGCATGCTAGGCGTGGCCCACGAAGAGGCGCTGCGGATGGCGGCTAGATATCCTGCCGAGTTTATCGGTCATCGTCAGCGCGGAGTGTTTACCATAGGCGCCAGGGCGGATATGGTGTTGCTGGGCAGCGATAATCAAGTGGCGCGCACCTACATAGATGGCCAGTTGGTCTATCAGGCATAGCGACCCCATTAGATGCATAGCCGTCGCGATAGAGAATTGGAAAAGGCGCTGAAACAAGCGCTCTATTTGTGCTCGTCATTGAGGCGCTAATTAAGCTCTGTGCTTGTGCCTATCGGGTTAAGCCTAGTGTTTGATTTATAATAATAACGATAAGAGAGAGGCTCCTGATGGAACCTAAAACAGATACCCATCCAAAACCGGCCGCGAAACCCAGGCTGATGTCGCTCGATGCCCTAAGGGGCTTCGATATGTTCTGGATCCTGGGGGGCGAGGCATTGTTTGCGGCGTTGCTCGTCTGGACTGGCTGGCAGGGCTGGCGTATCGCCGATGCCCAGATGCACCACAGTCAGTGGCATGGCTTTACCTTCTACGACCTTATCTTCCCTCTATTTATCTTTCTCTCCGGCGTCGCCTTAGGCCTATCGCCCAAACGCCTGGACTCGCTGCCCTGGCCCGAGCGTCTTCCCCTCTATCGCCACGCGATAAAACGTTTGATGCTGCTGCTTCTGTTTGGGGTGCTCTATAACCATGGCTGGGGTACAGGCATGCCGATGGCGGCGGATGAGGTGAGATATGCCAGCGTGCTGGGACGCATCGCCTTTGCCTGGTTCTTCGCCGCCTTACTGGTGTGGCATACCGACCTGAAGACGCAGATCTTGGTCGCCATCGGTATACTCCTCGGATACGCCGCGATGCAGCTGTGGCTGCCGGTTCCCGGCGGCGTGGCGGGGGACTTCTCTATCTCTGGCTCGATTAACGCCTATGTGGACGGCAAGTTTCTGCCCGGTATTAGCTATCAGGGCAGGGCGACAGACCCTGAGGGGATCCTCTCGACCCTTCCAGCCATAGTCAATGCCTTAGCGGGTGTCTTTACCGGTCGCTTCATCGTTAAGTCTCATCCCAAGTGGGGAGGGGTAAAGGGCGAGTGGGCTAAGGTTGGCATCTTGTTACTTGCTGGCTTGCTCAGCCTGGGGCTAGGCTGGTTGATGAACCCTTATATTCCGGTAAACAAAGATCTCTGGACCAGCAGCTTTGTCATGGTCACCCTGGGCTGGAGCCTTATCTTACTCGCCATCTTCTATGCGCTGGTGGATGTGCTAAAGCTGCACAGATTGGCATTTGGATTTGTGGTCATAGGCTGCAATGCCATCATCATCTATTTGGCATCAAGCCTGGTTAAATGGGACTACCTTGCCAGCAGCCTATTTGGCGGCGCGATACAGGCGCTGCCGATTGAGATGCAGCCTCTGGCGTCAGCCTGCGCCATGCTCTTGGTGCAGTGGTTGCTGCTCTACTGGATGTATAAGCGCGGCATCTTCATCAAGGTTTAAGTCTTATAGAAGATAATGGCTGGGCAATTTAACAAGGAAAA is a window from the Shewanella loihica PV-4 genome containing:
- a CDS encoding family 20 glycosylhydrolase is translated as MNNKLIPITLLMSLGLLGCGQPTTNQIAKDEGAAAQQVSESSAQQALHQFATSLAVNYHTLTNYPQQCTSTGVDGRCFAAQIELVPGVDFDRKDWAIYYSQMRPVKQVLTDAFELTQVKGDLHRITPTERFSGFQKDQPVDIAFLGELWQLSETDAMPNYYIVVPGLKPELISSTQLTVDASTGMEQRPYVETYVSAESQYKRSDTDKLKWATPQVLFDANQDIESRPELAVNAIIPTPKRQIVTSQSPVLSLASGYHLDAGSVAKASVEAALARLAHLGVKPSPQGIPLKLEPSTTKLAEGGYRLDITSDGITIGASDDAGFSYGLASLTSLISLDTLSLNAMMIEDEPRYDFRGMHVDVARNFHSKQFILDLLDQMAAYKLNKLHLHMADDEGWRLEIDGLPELTLVGSRRCHDLQEDTCLLPQLGSGPDGDSKVNGFYSKADYIEILKYAGARQIQVIPSMDMPGHSRAAIKSMEARYRRLMAEGNEAAANEYRLIDPLDKTRYASIQYYDDNTLNVCMDSSYHFVDKVVSEISKLHQAAGQSLELYHIGADETAGAWVDSPVCQALLADKESGLDSEAHFGAYFIERVANMLADKGIETAGWSDGMSHTRPERMPANNQTNIWDVVAHGGYQRAHAQANLGWDTVLSNPEVLYFDFPYEADPKEHGYYWASRSTNERKLFSFMPDNLPANAEQWTDIEGKPFEADDTLKLDDAGKRLSGPLNQGVRFKGIQGQLWSETIRSDQVVEYMVFPRLLVLAERAWHKADWEVPYQYQGAKYSPETNYFTAEMREKQRVQWQTFANTLGYKELAKLDRAGIAYRVPTLGAKIKDGYLQVNSIYPGLGIEYRVDGGQWQQYTEAVSVSGRVEVRGVAADGIRKGRILKVN
- the nagK gene encoding N-acetylglucosamine kinase; its protein translation is MGFNQTEEQALVIGIDGGGSKCRATIYAADDSVLGTGVAGRANPLYGLTHTFDSISRATELALQDAGLKAGDGKTMVAGVGLAGVNVAHLYQAIKAWQHPFAEMYVTTDLHTACIGAHKGGDGAVIITGTGSCGYAHVGEQSLSLGGHGFALGDKGSGAWLGLQAAQQVLLDLDGFGPATQLTERLLEHFKVNDAMGIVEHLAGKSSGCYATLARTVLSCAQAQDEVAKAIVVEGAEYISALAHKLFEIHPPRFSMIGGLAEPLAPWLDKRVVDKISPILAPPELGAAYFARQQLGFSS
- the nagA gene encoding N-acetylglucosamine-6-phosphate deacetylase, with protein sequence MKQTLIAERVFDGEHFHHNQAITIEDGRIVSFDRASDVEPILLAGTLVPGFIDVQVNGGGGALFNDAPSVEKIKTIGQAHARFGTTGFLPTLITDEIEVMRAAADAVAEALALNTPGVLGIHFEGPHLSVPKKGVHPANYIRRISDEELAVFARNDLGTKVVTLAPENVAPEVIHALVECGVRVCLGHSNADYDTVIKALEAGATGFTHLFNAMSPMDSRAPGMVGAALESQDAWCGLIVDGHHVHPASAKVAIAAKPRGKVMLVTDAMPPVGMDDNASFELFGTQVVRRGDRLNAVTGELAGCVLDMIGAVNNSVSMLGVAHEEALRMAARYPAEFIGHRQRGVFTIGARADMVLLGSDNQVARTYIDGQLVYQA
- the nagX gene encoding transmembrane glucosamine N-acetyltransferase NagX, with product MEPKTDTHPKPAAKPRLMSLDALRGFDMFWILGGEALFAALLVWTGWQGWRIADAQMHHSQWHGFTFYDLIFPLFIFLSGVALGLSPKRLDSLPWPERLPLYRHAIKRLMLLLLFGVLYNHGWGTGMPMAADEVRYASVLGRIAFAWFFAALLVWHTDLKTQILVAIGILLGYAAMQLWLPVPGGVAGDFSISGSINAYVDGKFLPGISYQGRATDPEGILSTLPAIVNALAGVFTGRFIVKSHPKWGGVKGEWAKVGILLLAGLLSLGLGWLMNPYIPVNKDLWTSSFVMVTLGWSLILLAIFYALVDVLKLHRLAFGFVVIGCNAIIIYLASSLVKWDYLASSLFGGAIQALPIEMQPLASACAMLLVQWLLLYWMYKRGIFIKV